A stretch of the Chitinispirillales bacterium genome encodes the following:
- the rpmE gene encoding 50S ribosomal protein L31, with translation MKETIHPEYYDVTVKCACGEQIVTRSTKKDIKVDICSKCHPFFTGKQKFVDAGGRVDKFKRRYG, from the coding sequence ATGAAAGAAACAATTCATCCCGAATATTACGACGTAACAGTAAAATGCGCGTGCGGAGAACAAATAGTAACCCGCTCAACAAAAAAAGATATAAAAGTCGATATCTGCTCAAAATGCCATCCGTTCTTTACCGGCAAGCAGAAATTTGTTGACGCTGGCGGCAGAGTAGATAAATTTAAAAGACGTTACGGCG